Sequence from the Lysobacter capsici genome:
GGCCGGCAGATCGGCGTCGGCCACCTGGCGGAAGCTGCCTTCCAGGGCGGAACCGTCGGCCTTGTAGACGTGTTTGGCGACTTGCAGCAGATCGCCGTCGAGGCGATGCGGCGTGGTGCCCGCCATGTCGTCGGCGAACGAGCGGCCGGGCGGCACCTGGTAGGCGCCGCTCGCGCCGGCCGGCGGCAAGGCATCGGGAGGATCGACGCCCTTGGCCACGGGCTGGAAGGGATCGTTCTTGCCGGCATAGATCTGCAGGCGTCCGCCTTCGGTCGGCATCGACAGGGTGTTGTCCGGTATCGCCCAGGTGTCGTCGATGCGGTTCGCGGTCGACACCAGCACCTGAGTGTCTTCGGTCAGCACGTAGCGCGTGGACACCTTGGACACGATGCCGTCGGGAGTGATTTCCGCGGCGTATTTGGGATCGACGCCGACATGCGGCTGAGCCTGGATATCGCGCACACGACCGTACACGCCCGGCCCGGGACCGATGTCGGCGATCCCGATGTCGGTGGGACGCGCGCTTTCGCTGAAGGAGAAGTAGTTGCCCTTCGGCCCGCCCGGCACCTGCCACTGATAGACCTCGGTGCCCTTGGGCAAGGTCCGCACTTCCACCGGGCGGGTGAAGTCGATGCCGGCCACATGCGAAAGATCCGCGGGCTTGCCGGTCGCGCGTTCGTAGAACGAAATCGCCGTGGCCTGGCGCTGGGCGATGACTTCCGCGGTCGGCGCCGCGTCGAGCGCCAGACGCTGCGGCGCGCCGCCGAGCACGCCGCTCGGCGGCGGCAGATCGGTGATGTTGTAGACGCCGTCGGGGCCTTGCGTCGCCAGACGCGGCTCGGTTGCCGGCGGCGTCACCGGGCGGCCTTGCTGATCGATATAACGCAGCGGACTGTGGGCCACGTCGTCGACCGCGCCGGCCGCGCCGGGCAGTTTGATCTTGGGAATCTTGAGCGGGATAAGCAGCGAGGCCACGTCGAAGGTGACGTTGCCGAGCGCCTCGCCGTAGCGGCCTTCGCTCCAGGCCTTGCCGATGTGATCGAACATGTGCGGCAGGCCTTCGACCATCGCCTCGCCGGTCTCCATGCCGCGCTTGGCGCTGGGCAGGAACGCCGGCGCGTTGCCGCCGCTGATCTGATCGACGAGCACGCCGGTGCCGCTGAGGTCGTACGCGGTCCTGGCCAATGCGCCGAGGCCGACGACGAAGCCCACCGCCGCGTCCTTGACCCCGCCGCCGAAGCCCTGCAACTGGCCCATGAACGAGGTTTCGCCGTTGCCGCGCACATCGGTGATCAGCTCGCGCATCTGCGGCGTGAACGCCTCGTTGCCTTCGGTGGCGCGGCTGATGATGCTGTCGCGCAGCCAGTTCAGACGCGCATCCGGATCGGTCTTGACGATCTGCCGCATCAGCGCCGCCTGATCGTCGGGATCGAGCGCGCCCATTTCCTTGACCAGCGCCTGCACCCGTTCTTCCTGGTTGTCGACCATGAAGCGGCGAACACCCGCGTCCATCACCCGGTCGCGCGCGGCGAGCACGGCGGGGCTCTTGTCGGCCGCGGTCTCCAGGCGATCGCCCATCAGCGTGTTGTAGGTGTCGCCGTCGATCTTGACCGTCTGCGCGGTGAAGGTCGTCACCCCGGTGTCGCGTGCGCTGGCCAGGTGTTCGTCGCTGAGGAAGCCTTCGGTGAACGCATCGCCGTGCATGCGGTTGTACAGCGCCACGAAGCGCGCCTGCGCGGCGGGGTCGGCCGCGCGCGCCTGATACTGGGTCATGAACGCCTGCAACTGCCCGGCGTTCTGTTCGTCGCTGGTCGCGGCCAGTTCGCCGTATTCGCCGGTGTAGTTGTCGCCGTTGGCGTTGTACTGATCGATGTCCTTGATCGCCTGCAGATCGGCGGCCTTGGTGCCGGGCACGCCGGTCATGATGTCCAGGCCGCCGTTTTCGAGCTGGGTCATCTGCTCGGGCGACAGATTCTCGAGGATGCCGGTCTTGAACCACGACTGGCCCATGCCGGGATCTTTTTCCTGTAGCGCCGACAGCACCATCTGCTGGGACACCGGGTCGAGGTCCTGCAGCGTGTCCAGCGCGTAGTTCAGGCGCTTCTCGTAGTCGTCGCGCCACATCGTGCGGTCGCCCTGATCGAGAATCTCGTCGGCGACCTGCCCCGCTCTGCCCTGATCGATGCGCTCGCCCTTGAGCGAACCCAATTCCTTGACCACGCTGCCGTCGGCGGCGGTCTGGCGCACGCCGACCGGCTGCCGCTGAGCGTCGTACTCGGTCACCACCTTGCTGCCGTCGGCGTTGGTGGTGGTATCGCGAGCGGTGACGACCGGCAGGCCGCTGACCGACTCATGCTGGGTGGTCTGCTGCAGCGCGCCCTTGGCGTCGTAAGCCTGGGTCGTGGCGAGTTTGCCGTCGTCGCCCAGCGAGTACACGGTGCGGCTGCCGTTCGCGGCGGTGTCGATAACCTGCCTGCGTCCGTCTTCGCCGACCCGCTCGGTGCGCGCGACGCCTTTTTGTTCGAAAACCACGGTTCCGTCCTGCGCGACCAGCTTTTGCGACAGCTGCGCATCGGCGATGCCCTGCGATCCGGCCGGAGCCGCATGCACCTGGTACTCCATGCGATAGCCGCCGTCGTACTGGTGCGTCACGGTGCTGACGCCGGGCTGGCCGGCCACCGGGGTGGTGGTGATCTTGCTGACTTCGCCGGTATCGAAGCTGGTCGCGCCGTCGGCGGACACTTCGCGAATCCGCAGCGGCTGCGGCCCGGTGACGTCGGCGCCGTTGTCGCGCAGCGTCACCGACTGGACCTGATAGCCCTGTTCGTTCGGGATGACCGCATGCTGCACGATCCGCGCCGGATCGGCCGCGGTACCGCCGTAGGCATCGGTGATGACGGCGCTCTTGCCGTCAGGACCTTGTTGCACGGTGCGCTGCGGAAGCCCGCTGACGGTCGACACGCCGTTGTCGACGACGCTGCGGCTTTCCAGCGGCACCGCGGCGGCGGGACCGGTCGCCTTGGGATCGAAGACCTGGGTGGTGACCAGCGCATTGCCGTTGGCGTCGAGCCCATCGGTGTGTACGACGCGAGTGCCGTCGGCATAGGTGCTTTCGCGCACCGCCGCGCCATCGGCCGTCTGCGTGGTGCGGCTTTGCGTCGGCGCTTCCGGCTTGGCCTGGGCGACGACGTTGTCGGCATCCAGTCGCGCCTGCGCCTGATCGTAGGCGCGGTTGATGGTGTTGATGTCGCCGGTTCGGCCTTGTTGCGAGGCCTGATCGATCGCGCTGCGACGGCTGTCGCTGAGATTGGCGATGGTCTGCTGATGGGTCGGCCCTTGCAGGGTGCCGCCCTTGTCGAAAGTAGCCTGCGCCAGCGCGTCTTCCGGCTTCTCGATTTTGACCGGAGGTTTGAGCGGGGGCTTGACCGACTCCGGCGGCGGCGGAGGGGGCGGCGGCGGTGGCGGCAGCGGTTTGATTTTTTCGTCGCTCATCGGGGCTGTCTCCGTCTCGCACCTGCGGGTTTGCCGTTCGACCGCGGCGCGCTTCAAGCGCCGCGTCGTTCAGGCCATCGTCTGTCGTGCCGCGCGCTCGCGCATTCGGCTCGCGCATCCAGCTCAGCACAGGCAGGCGACCGCAAAGTCACGCATACCCGCGCAGGCCCGAGAATTGCATCGCCGACGGCACCTATTCAATACGGGGCTACCCTAGGAAGCGTTTATTCTGAGCGTGCGTGTTCACCTGATTGAACGAAACACCGTTCAGTCGCCACCGCCTCGATGCCCGCCCTTGGTTCACCTTCGCTCACCGCGGACTCGGGTGTTCGGCTGCGACAGCGCGGCATGCAAGTACCTGAACAAGTTTGTTTCCACTTGCGTGATACGAGTCCGGAAGCCGCGTGCGCGCGGATATTTTTCGCGTTGTTGTGCAGCGCGACGCGGGCATACGGTGCGTTGTGGCCGCCAGACCCGGGTCACGTCCGAGGTCGCCGCGCATCGGCGCTTCGCGCAATCGAGTGCTTTCGTAACCGACGTTCAACAACCGTCTTTCAACCGCCCGACTCCCATCGCCGGCCTCGCCGCTCCACGGCCTGGTTTGCCGGATGCGCATGCCTGCGTCGCGGACTAGGTCTCATCCCTGCGTCTTAACTCAAGGAAGGAAAGAGCCATGAAACGACTGTACGGTTCCCTCGCTTTGCTGTCCCTTTCGATCGGCGCCGCGATCGCCGCGCCGGCGACGCTGCCGGCCGCGTTCGAACATCCGAACGTTTCCTCGCTCGACAAGGTCGCCGTGCGCATCATGCCGGCGGTCAATGTCGACAAGTTGAAGGCCGAAGATCGTCTGCGCGACAAGCGCGGCGACATCCCGCGCTTCGCCTTGCCGATGACGGTCGACATGACCCCGCTGAATTCCGGCGTGTGGGAAGACGTCGACGCCGACACCGTGGTCTGGCGCCAGCGCATCCGTTCGGACAAGGCGATGTCGCTGAATTTCGGCTTCACCCAGTACCACATGCCGGCCGGCGGCCGCATGCTGATCTACCCGGCGACCCAGGAAAAAGGCGGCGACCGCGACCTGATCCGCGAGTACAGCGACCGCGACAACAACGAACTGGGCCAGTTGTGGACGGCGATCGTCCCGGGCCAGGAAGCGGTGATCGAAGTGGTGGTGCCGCGCGCCAGCGCTGGCCAGTTGAGGCTGCATCTGACCAAGGTCAATCACGACTACGTCGGTTTCGGTCC
This genomic interval carries:
- a CDS encoding polymorphic toxin type 46 domain-containing protein, translated to MSDEKIKPLPPPPPPPPPPPESVKPPLKPPVKIEKPEDALAQATFDKGGTLQGPTHQQTIANLSDSRRSAIDQASQQGRTGDINTINRAYDQAQARLDADNVVAQAKPEAPTQSRTTQTADGAAVRESTYADGTRVVHTDGLDANGNALVTTQVFDPKATGPAAAVPLESRSVVDNGVSTVSGLPQRTVQQGPDGKSAVITDAYGGTAADPARIVQHAVIPNEQGYQVQSVTLRDNGADVTGPQPLRIREVSADGATSFDTGEVSKITTTPVAGQPGVSTVTHQYDGGYRMEYQVHAAPAGSQGIADAQLSQKLVAQDGTVVFEQKGVARTERVGEDGRRQVIDTAANGSRTVYSLGDDGKLATTQAYDAKGALQQTTQHESVSGLPVVTARDTTTNADGSKVVTEYDAQRQPVGVRQTAADGSVVKELGSLKGERIDQGRAGQVADEILDQGDRTMWRDDYEKRLNYALDTLQDLDPVSQQMVLSALQEKDPGMGQSWFKTGILENLSPEQMTQLENGGLDIMTGVPGTKAADLQAIKDIDQYNANGDNYTGEYGELAATSDEQNAGQLQAFMTQYQARAADPAAQARFVALYNRMHGDAFTEGFLSDEHLASARDTGVTTFTAQTVKIDGDTYNTLMGDRLETAADKSPAVLAARDRVMDAGVRRFMVDNQEERVQALVKEMGALDPDDQAALMRQIVKTDPDARLNWLRDSIISRATEGNEAFTPQMRELITDVRGNGETSFMGQLQGFGGGVKDAAVGFVVGLGALARTAYDLSGTGVLVDQISGGNAPAFLPSAKRGMETGEAMVEGLPHMFDHIGKAWSEGRYGEALGNVTFDVASLLIPLKIPKIKLPGAAGAVDDVAHSPLRYIDQQGRPVTPPATEPRLATQGPDGVYNITDLPPPSGVLGGAPQRLALDAAPTAEVIAQRQATAISFYERATGKPADLSHVAGIDFTRPVEVRTLPKGTEVYQWQVPGGPKGNYFSFSESARPTDIGIADIGPGPGVYGRVRDIQAQPHVGVDPKYAAEITPDGIVSKVSTRYVLTEDTQVLVSTANRIDDTWAIPDNTLSMPTEGGRLQIYAGKNDPFQPVAKGVDPPDALPPAGASGAYQVPPGRSFADDMAGTTPHRLDGDLLQVAKHVYKADGSALEGSFRQVADADLPAGFTPADFNHSSGLRAGLYTNGEGQFVLAFKGTAPTSRTALKDIYTDAAQGLGFDTAQYRHAVDLTRRAYETYGENLVLTGHSLGGGLASQAAMAVGGGNLPAIVFNPAAVHPRNLARNNPLFREDGGVQQAPDGGTFANSRDLAPYFAEQGGIVRAYLVKNDELNWLQDHIPGMPDALGHREMLPPKFPVGHTMGPVEESFNKRFPDGVPEIPADVGRWYIDPQTGQWTTKAPDPNASGWPDWPLGGGR